In the genome of Devosia rhizoryzae, the window ACTTCTGCAGGCGCTTCCTCGACCGGTGCAGGTTCTTCGGCAACCGGCTCTGGAATAGGCTCAGGCTCGGGTTCCGGAGCGACTTCAGGCTCGGTGACCGGTGCTGGTTCCTCTACGGGAGCTGCCTCAGGAGCGGGCTCTTCCGCAATGGGTGCGGGTTCTTCAACCGCGGGCTCTGGTTCCGGTGCGGGTTCTTCGACCGGCGCGGGTTCTGCGGCGGGTGCGGTGGCGTTCAGCGCCGCGATACAATCGCCTACGCTGCCGTAGCCACCCACGATGCAGAGCTCGGTCAGCGCTGTGGTGGCCGCTTCGATTGCGGCCGCATCGCCCGATGCCTGAGCAGAAACATAGGCCTGATAGGCGGCCTGGAGGTCGGCGTCCTGCGCGAAAGCCGATAGCGGCGCAAGGGCCATGAAGCCGATGCTTGTCCCGGCTAAGAGCCAGTTCTTGAAACCCATATTCTTATTCCTTTGTGTTGGCACACGCCTGCTGAGCATTGGGGTTGGTTCCTGAACCGATCCTGAATGGAGCGCGCCCCTGCGCCTGCTGCCCAGCAGTCCCCGCAAAGCTCCAAACGCGGGCGGGTCGGGTTAGTTCCTCCATGCCATCGGCGGCAGTGCCGGCTATGAATTGGGGCATGTTTGCGGCTGGTGGACGGATCGGCGCCTGCCGATCTCCCACAAGTGGCCGATGCGTGATAGGCCGACCCCCAGAGCATTGGAGGACCGACATGGATTGGGGCACGCTGATCGGCTACTGGCCATTTGTGGTGGGGCTGATGATTACCGGGGTAGTCTCCGGTGTCGCTGCCGGCCTCTTGGGCATCGGCGGAGGTGCGGTGATCGTCCCGGCCCTGTCGAATGCCTTGCTGCTCATGGGCTTCGACGCTGAGGTGGTGCAGCATGTCGCCGTCGGCACCTCGCTCGCCATCATCATCCCCACCGGAATCATGAGCGCACGGGCGCATCACCGGCGCGGCGCTCTCGACATGGTTGTGCTTAAACTCTGGACGCCCTTTATCGTCATCGGCACCTTTATCGGCGGGTTAATGGCGGGCTGGTTTTCCGGTGACGTCCTGCGCATCGTCTTCGCCGTCATGGCCTTTGCTATTGCCGCCAACATCGTCTTTGCGTTCCAGACCCGGCTCATGGGGCACCTCAAGGGCTCTTCCATAACGCATCGGATCTCGGCCTTTGTCGTAGGTTACATTTCTTCGCTGATGGGGATCGGCGGCGGCTCGCTGACAGTGCCGACCTTGGTGGCATTCGGCGACACGATGCATAAGGCTGTGGGCACATCGGCGGCGATCGGGGTTGCGATCGCCGTATCGGGGACCGCCGGCTTCTTGATTTCGGGTTGGGGTGTCGAGGGCCTGCCGCCGCTGAGCTTGGGCTACGTCAACCTCTTGGCTTTCGCGCTCGTGGCGGTTCTGGCGGCCGTCTGCGCGCCGTTCGGCGCAGCGCTGGCGCACCGGCTGGACCAGAAGACGCTGAAATACGTCTTCGCGGCCTTCCTGGTCGCGGTTGGGCTCAACATGCTCTGGAAAGTGCTGGCAGGCTAAAGCCGACCCCGCCTGGGAGATGGTGGGGACGGGTTGACTACGGTATTCCGTCCGCCCCCACCGCCCAAGCCCCCCCGTGAGAGGGGATCCGGGCTCGGGGCCGCACCGATCAAGATGTGACCCCAAGTAACAACTCGCCTTTGGCCGTTCCGGTTTGTCTAAAAAAAGGCGATGACGCGGTTGGCTGTGGATTAGTCGGCGCTGTTGCCCAAATCCCAGGCCACCGAAACGCCGACGGCGAAGGTCAATTCCCCAGATTCCACCGGGACCTCGGCCGACTGCGCTACATCTGCCCTCGCATACATCGGGAAGGGCTGCGGCGCGCCGAAATCCTGGCGCTCGGATACCGATTCCAGATCGCCCAGCGTTTCACCGGCAACTTCTGCATAGAGCTCGGCCTTTTCGCGCGCATCGGCGAAGGCTGCCTTGCGCGCTTCATTAAGCAGGTCAGCCGGATCGGCGACCGAGAACGAAACGCCGTTGACGGTGTTGGCGCCGACGGTCACCGACTGGTCGAGGATGGAGCCGAGGTCTGCCAGTTCGCGCACGACGACAGTGACCGAGTTGGACACCTGATAGCCGTCGATCTTTGGCGGCATGGTATAGCCATTGGCGTCGCGGGCGTCCGAATAGACGTAGTTCGGATTGACCGAGAAGCCGGAGGTCTGGATGTCACGCGCCTCGATGCCGGCTTCCTTGAGCGTTGCCAGAAGTTCGTTCATCGCGGTGGTGTTGGCGTCGAGTGCTTCGCGGGCGGTGGCGCCCTGCGTCATCACGCCGGAATTGATGGTCGCCATGTCGGGTGCGGCCCGCACTTCGCCGCGGCCTTCGATGGATATCGTGCCGGCATAGGCGGGCAGGGCGGTGGTGAGCAGGGCGAGGGGGACGATAACGCTGAGGGCACGCATGGCAAACTCCTTTAAGTGCCCGGGGACGTTTCCCGGGCTAATGCGTCAGTAATGGGGCGCGGATGAACCGGAGTTGAATGAGTTCGCCGCGCCGTCTTGGCATAAAGTATGATTTTTGCCCTACTCACCTTGCGTTGCCGTGTTGGCTTGGTTAGTCACTGGCTGACTTTTGCCGAGGACCTGCCCATGAGCGCCACTGCTATCCCAAACGGAGTGCTGATCGGCCGGGCAAAGGTGCCGGGCTATGACTATCCCCGCGTCGTGACGGTGCGTGACGGGCAACTGGTGGATATCACCAGCCCCGGCATGGCGACGGTCCGCGATATCGCCGAGAGCGGGCGTGCTGCCGAGCATGTGCGGACTGCCGCGGGCACGCTGCTTGGGCCGGTCGATGCAATCTATGCCGGTGGCGATGGCTTACCGCGTCTGCTCGCCCCCATTGACTTGCAGGCGATCAAGGCGTCGGGCGTGACCTTTGTCGTATCGCTGTTGGAGCGCGTGATCGAGGAACAGGCGCGGGGCGACAAGTCGCGGGCCGATGCGCTGCGCGGCGAAATTCTTGACCTGATCGGTACCGATCTGTCGCAACTCGTGCCGGGTTCGGACGCGGCGATGAAGGTCAAGGAGCGGCTGATCGAGAAGGGCGTCTGGAGCCAATATCTCGAAGTTGGAATCGGGCCGGACGCCGAAATCTTCACCAAGGGCCAGCCGATGAGCGCGGTGGGCCATGGCGCCGAAGTGGGCCTCCATCCGGTATCGAGCTGGAACAATCCGGAGCCGGAAGTGGCGCTTCTGGTGACGTCCAAAGGCGAGATCATCGGCGCGACGCTCGGCAATGACGTCAACCTGCGCGACGTCGAAGGGCGGTCGGCGCTTCTTCTGGGCAAGGCCAAGGACAATAATGCCTCGGCATCCCTGGGCCCGTTCGTGCGGCTGTTCGACGGCGACTTCACGCTCGAGACCATCAAGCAGGCCGAGATCGCACTGCGTGTCGAGGGGGCCGACGGCTTCGTTCTCGAAGGCCAATCCAACATGGCGCAAATCTCGCGGACGCCGGAATCGCTGGTTGCCGCAACGATCGGGCAGCATCATCAGTATCCCGACGGACTGGTGCTTTATCTTGGCACCATGTTCGCGCCAGTGAAGGATCGCGATGGCGCCGGCAAGGGCTTTACCCATAAGGTCGGCGATGTCGTCTCCATATCGACACCGAGCCTGGGTACACTTTCTAACCGCGTGAACCTATCTACCGTTTGTCCGCCTTGGACCTATGGCGCGAGCCACCTGTTGCGCGACCTTGCACGCGCGAACCTCCTCTAGATTCTCCCGAAAGGCTTCATCATGACCGAGCTGCACAAGAACCTCATCGACGGCGAATGGGTCGGGTCCGACGGGATCGAGAACATCAACCCGTCCAATATCAAGGAAGTGGTTGGCGTTTATGCGCGCGCCACGGCCGAGGAAACCACGCAGGCGATCGCCGCAGCCAAGGCCGCGTTCCCGGCCTGGTCGCGCTCGGGCATCCTTGAGCGCCATGCGATCCTCTCCAAGGCCAGCCAGGAAATTCTGGCCCGCAAGGCAGAGCTGGGTGAACTCCTGAGCCGCGAAGAAGGCAAGACGCTGCCGGAAGGCATTGGCGAAGTCACCCGCGCAGCTCAGATTTTCGACTTCTTCGCCGGCGAAACGCTGCGCCTTAACGGTGAAATCCTGCCCTCCGCCCGCCCGGGTCTTACCGTCGAGATCACGCGCGAGCCGGTCGGCGTCATCGGCATCATCACGCCGTGGAATTTCCCGATCGCCATTCCGTCCTGGAAGATTGCGCCGGCGCTTGCCTATGGCAATACCGTCGTCATCAAGCCTGCCGACCTTGTGCCGGGGTCAACCTGGGCGATCGTGGATATTTTGCAGCGTGCTGGCCTGCCGAAGGGCGTGCTGAACCTCGTCATGGGCAAGGGGTCTGTTGTTGGTCAGACCTTGCTCGACAGCCCGGATGTCAATGCCGTTTCGTTCACCGGTTCTGTGGGTACGGGCAAGCGCGTGGCCGAGGCTTCGATCAAGGTTGGCCGCAAGTTCCAGCTCGAAATGGGCGGCAAGAACCCGACCATCGTGCTGGACGATGCCGATCTCAAGGTGGCCGTTGAATCTGTTGCGCAGTCGGCGTTTTTCTCGACCGGTCAGCGCTGCACGGCGTCGAGCCGCGTGATCGTGACGGAAGGCATCCACGACAAGTTCGTCGAGGCGCTGGCAGCGCGCACCGCGGGTCTTCGCGTGGGCGATGCCCTTGATAAGGATACGGAAATCGGCCCGGTGGTCGATCCGAACCAGCTCAAGCAGGACACCGACTATATCGAGATCGGCAAGTCGGAAGGCGCCACGATTGCCGCCGGTGGCGAGCGGGTTACGAAGGGCAATGAAGGCTACTTCCTGCAGCCGACGCTCTTTACCGAAGCGACCAACTCGATGCGCATTGCCCGTGAGGAAATTTTCGGGCCGGTGGCGGCGGTGATCCGGGTGAAGGATTACGAGGAAGCGCTCCATACTGCGAACGATACGGAATTCGGTCTAAGTGCCGGTATCGTCACGACTTCGCTCAAATATGCGACGCACTTCAAGCGCAATTCGGAAGCCGGGATGGTGATGGTGAACGTGCCGACGGCCGGTGTCGATTTCCACGTGCCCTTCGGTGGCCGCAAGGGTTCGAGCTATGGTTCGCGAGAGCAGGGCACCTATGCCAAGGAGTTCTTCACCATCGTCAAGACGGCCTACACTGCTGCTGGCTGATCTTTCGCAAAACGTCTTCTACGGGGCCCGCGTGGCCCCGTTTTTGTTAACGGAGGGCTAACGTTTTCGCTGTGTCAGCGCCATGCCGGCGATGATGAGGACGATGCCGAGCGCGCTGGCCCAAAGCGTCACCGGGATACCGCGCGCCCAATCGAAGAGCACACCCGAAACCATCTGGCCGGAGATGACGAGAAGGGTCGAGTTGATGGCACCGATCCGGGTGATGAGCCAGGAGCCGGCGGCCACGAAGATGACGCCGATGGGGCCGCCGAAAAAGACCCACCACGGGATCTCGCCGATATTGGGCGGTATCAGCCCGCCGATGACGAGGCCGACCAGGCTCAAGAAAACGAAACCGACGATGTGGTTCCAGAAGGACGAGATCAGCGGCGAAGTCGAGAGCGACAGACGGCCGTTGACCTGGCGACTGAGAATGACGAGGAGGCCAGCGGTGAAGGCGAAGATGATGGGGATGATCATGCCGCGTTGAGCCCGAAGAGAATGATCAGGAGGCTGCCGGCGACGATCAGGACGACGGCGCCCGCGTCGCGGAGATCGAGGCGGCGCTTGGGGAGGCCGAGCAGGCCCCAGAAGTCGGCGGCGAGGCTGAGCAGAACCTGGCCGGCGAGGCCAAGGGCGAGGGTGCCGGCGAGGGCCAGCGGGGTGTTGACGGATGTCGAGGTCAACATGACGGTTGCGGCGCCGATAATGCCACCCAGATATGCCCAGAGCGGGGCCTTGCCGATCCTGGCCTTCGATGCAGCAGCTTCGGCGCGCTGGTGACGCCAGAGCACGGCGAGGAAGAGGATGGCGGCGACGGTGCCGGTGCCGTGGGCGAGCCAGGACGAAAAGAGCGCGCCGCCGTAGCGGCCGGCTTCGGCATTGATGAAGACGGCGAATGTCAGGAGCACGCCGCTGCCGAAGGCGAGGACGAGGTGCAGCGGTTTGGGCCGCTGCGCGGCGGGCATGGACATGGGGAAAGTCCGATTCGGGAGAGGTGGCGCGAGTTTAGCTGGAGGGCTGGGGCGCTGCCAGCTTCGCGGTGACCAAAGGTAAGAGGCGGTTCCCGGGACGCTATCCACTACCCCCTTCCGAGCGACGCTAAGGCCCGGGGGGCCTAAGCTCTGCTTGCCTTCCCCTCAAGGGGGAAGGTGGGCGCCGGTGGTTGCAGCACCTCAAGCGACGGCGGCGAAGCGTTCGTCGAAGGCGTAGCCGGCGCCGCGGACGGTGCGGATAGGGTCGGATTCGCGGCCACGGTTGATGGCGCGACGGAGGCGGCCAATGTGGACGTCGACGGTGCGTTCGTCGACATAGACGTCGTTGCCCCAGACGCCGTCGAGAAGCTGCTCGCGGGAATAAACGCGGCCGGGGTGGCGCATCAGGTATTCGAGCAGGCGATATTCGGTGGGGCCAAGATGGATGTCGCGGGTGGCGCGGCGCACGCGGTGGGTGGTCCGGTCGAGTTCCAGGTCACCGACGCGGAGGGAGGCGGTGACGAGGTTGGGGTTCGCCCGGCGCAGCAGAGCGTGGATGCGGGCGACGAGTTCGGGGACCGAGAAGGGTTTGACGATATAGTCGTCGGCACCGGTCGTGAGGCCGCGAACGCGTTCTTCTTCTTCGCCGCGGGCGGTCAGCATGATGATGGGGACGCGAGCGGTTTCGTCCCGGGCGCGCAGGCGGCGGCAGAGTTCGATGCCGGAGATTTCCGGCAGCATCCAGTCAAGCAGGATCAGGTCAGGGAGCTTTTCCTGGATCGCCCGATGCGCTTCGTCACCGGATTCGGCGGTGATGACGCGAAAACCCTCTGCTTCAAGGTTGTAGCGAAGGAGGATGGCGATGTCGCCTTCATCTTCGACGACGAGGATGGTTGCGGGCATGGATGTGCTCCGTCGGTCGGGTGGTGACCCGATGGTTCATTGTTGTGGCACCAACCCCCACCTTCCCTCCCCCTGAAGAAGGGGGAGGAGGATGCAACGGCAGTGCCAAGTTTCGGCCTCACCCGGCGCTTTGCGCCGACCTCTCTCGGAGGGAGAGGTGATCAGACCTTGATCTGCTGGCGTTGGAGATCCTGCACGTCGCCGGTGAGCTGCTTGCCGGTGGCGAGATAGTAGGCGCGTTCCGCGATGTTGGTGGCGTGGTCGCCGATGCGTTCGAGGCTCTTGGCGCAAAAGAGGAGATGCGTGCAGGTGGTGATGTTGCGCGGATCTTCCATCATGTAGGTGAGGAGCTCGCGGAACAGTGAAGTGTGCATCGCATCGACCTGGTCGTCGCGGTTGCAGACTTCGACCGAGGCGGCCGAGTCGCGGTTCGAATAGGCGTCGAGCGCATCCTTGACCTGACCCATGACAAGGGCGGTCATGTTCTTGACGCCGTTGTAGAAGGTGGGCTGCAGGTTGATACCTTCGAGCTTGAGCGAACGGCGGGCTAGTTGCTTGGCCATGTCGCCGATGCGTTCGAGATCGGATGCCACATGCACCGAGGTGATGATGGCGCGCAGATCGGAAGCCATCGGCTGGCGGCGGGCGATCATGGAAACGGCCATGTCGTCGATCTTGCGCTGCATTTCGTCGATGCGCTGATCGGCAATGATGGTGACGTCGGCCAGTTCGCGATCGAGCTTGAGCAGGGCGCGGGTGCCGTTCTCGATGGCGGCTTCCACCTGGCCGCCCATTTCGGCGATGGCCTGGGCGAGGCTGTGCAGCTCTTCGTTGTAGGACGTAACGATGTGGTCGGTGCCAGTATTGGGCATTTCAGTTCCTCCAGCCTCGGCGATCAGCCGATGCGGCCCATGATGTAGTCCTGGGTCTGCTTGTTCACCGGATTGGTGAAGATGTCTTCGGTGTCGCCCTGCTCGATCAGGTTGCCCAGGTGGAAGAAGGCGGTCTTCTGCGAGACGCGGGCGGCCTGCTGCATGGAGTGGGTGACGATGACGATGGTGTAGTTCTCGCGCAGTTCGTCGATCAGCTCTTCGATGATGGCGGTCGCGATCGGGTCAAGGGCCGAGCAGGGCTCGTCCATCAGAATGACTTCGGGGCCGACGGCAATGGCGCGGGCGATGCAGAGACGCTGCTGCTGACCGCCAGAAAGGCCGGTGCCGGGCTCGTTGAGGCGATCCTTGACCTCTTCGAAAAGACCCGCCTTGCGGAGCGAAGAGATGACGATCTCGTCGAGATCAGCCTTGTTCCTGGCAATGCCGTGAATCTTGGGGCCGTAGGCGACGTTTTCGTAGATCGACTTGGGGAAGGGGTTGGGCTTCTGGAACACCATGCCGATGCGGGCGCGCAGTTCGACAACGTCGAGGTCCTGCGCATAGATGTCCTGGCCGTCGAGCTCGATGCGGCCGCCAACCTTGGCGCCTTCGATCGTGTCATTCATGCGATTGATGCAGCGCAGGAAGGTCGACTTGCCGCAGCCCGACGGTCCGATAAAGGATGTGACGGCGCGATCGGGGATGTCGATCGAGATGCCGTGCAGGGCCTGCTTGGGACCGTAATGGACGGTGACGTCGCGGGCGGTGAGACGGATCTGGCGATCCATAAGTTCGGCGGGGTTCATGGAGCTCGATACCGTTTGCTGGGTCATCTTGGGCTTGCCGGCGATCATATCCATAGGGGAATTCTCCAGTTGGGTCATGCGCGGCGCTCCAGACGGGTACGCAGGAAGATAGCGACGGCGTTGAGAAGGATCATGAGGCCCAAGAGCACCAGAATTGCGGCTGAGGTGCGCGCCTCGAAGAAGTTGCGGTTTTCGTTGCCCTGCCAAAGGAAGATCTGGACCGGCAGCGCGGTGGCCTGATCGACGACGGAGCCGGGGATCGAGGCCACGAAGGCGCTCATGCCGATCAGCAGGAGCGGCGCCGTTTCACCCAGAGCCTGGGCAACGCCGATGATGGTTGCGGTGAGGATCGAGGGGAAGGTCACGGGCAAGACGTGGTGGAACACCATCTGGGTGCGGGAGGCACCCAGCCCAAGTGCCGCCTGACGCAAAGCAGGGGAGACGCCCTGCAGCGCCGCGCGGGTGGCAATGATGATGGTAGGCAGGGTCATCAAGGTCAGCACGAGACCACCGACCAGCGGGGCGGAGCGGGGCAGATGGAAGAAGTTGATGAAGACCGCGGCGCCAAGGAGACCGAAGACAATCGAGGGCACGGCCGCCAGGTTGTTGATGTTGACCTCGATGAGATCGGTAAAGCGCGATTTTGGCGCGAACTCTTCAAGGTAGATGGCGCTGGCGACTCCGATCGGGACGGCCAAGACGATCACCACGAGCATCATGTAAAGCGAGCCCATGAAGGCGCCGGCCAGGCCTGCCGACGCGGGGGCGGAGCGGCTATCGACATTGGTAAAAATGCCCCAGGCGAAATCCTGCGTGATGGTGCCGTTTTCCTCCAAGGCGTCGATCAGCTGGCGAGCGGGGGCCGACAGCTGCTGCTGGGCGTCACCCAGGGTGCGATCGATATTGCCCTTGACCCAATTGTCGGTATTGGCAGAGGCGAGAAGGTCGAAGCGGACGGTCTGGCCCATCAAATCGGGATTGGCGACGAAGGCTTCACGGATCACGTGGCGAGCATTGGTCTCGGGGATGCTCAGGATCTGCCGGCTGTCGATCTCGAGATCGGCCGGCGTGACGCTGCGCATCGAGGCTTCGACGACATTGTTCCAGTTCAGCATGGCGATGCTGCGCTGCCAGGCAAGGATGGCTGCATTGTAGTCGGCGATGGACTGACCTTCGGCGCGGACTGGACGCGGATCAGCGCCGATCAGTTCAGGATCAAAGGTCACGTCGAGATGGAGATTGGCCTGCCAGAAGGCTGGGACACCCTTGCGCAGAACGTCGGCAAAGAGCAGGCCCACGAAGCCGAGGGCGGCGCAGATCGCGAGGATGCCCAAGGCGCGGAACAGCTGTTCGCTGCGGTGACGCTTGCGAAGACCGTCACGGATGGTCTGGGTGCGCTTGGCGGCGGCCGCGCGACCGGAGCTCTGAAGTTCGCTCATTCGTACTGTTCCCGGAAGCGGCGGACGATGTAGAGGGCCACGATGTTGAGGATAAGGGTCATGACGAAGAGGGTCAGACCCAGTGCAAAGGCGACAAGGGATTGCGGACCGGTGAAATCGGTGTCGCCGGTCAGCTGATTGACGATCGAGACGGTGATGGTCGAGATCGGCTCGAGCGGCGTTCCGCGCAGCACCGGGCTGTTGCCGGCGGCCAGAACCACGATCATGGTTTCGCCGATGGCACGGCTGACGGCGAGGAGGAAGGCACCGACAATGCCGGGGAGGGCGGCGGGCAGGAGAACATTGCGGATGGTTTCGGACTGGGTGGCGCCCAGGCCGTAGGCACCATCGCGCAGGGACTTGGGCACCTGGTTGAGGATGTCGTCACTAAGCGAGGAGATGAAGGGGATGATCATGATGCCCATGACCAGACCTGCCGTCAGGGCACTGGTGGCGCTGATGTTGAGGCCAATCGCGCCACCCGCATTGCGCAGGAAGGGGCCGACGCTGACGAGGGCGAAGAAACCGTAGACGATGGTCGGGATACCGGCGAGGATTTCGATCAGGGGCTTGACCACGGCGCGCACCTGGCGCGGGGCGTATTGGGACAGGTAGATCGCGGTCATCAGGCCGATCGGAACGGCGACGAGCGAAGCGATCGCCGCGACCCAGAGGGTGCCGGTAAGGAGCGGCAGGAGCCCGTACTGGCCATGATTGCCGGTGCCGGTCGAGGAAAAGCCGGGGTTCCAGACAGTTCCGAAGAAGAAGTCGACCGGGTTGATGAAGCTGAAGAAGCGGATGGCTTCGGATAGAAGCGAAAGAACGATGCCGACTGTGGTCAGGATCGCGACTGCCGAGCAGAAGATCAAAAGCGCGGTAACGACGGTTTCGACGATGTTGCGGGCGCGCAGGCGTGGCGTGATCCGGGAGCGGGCATAGAGCAGGCCGAAGATGCCGACGGCTGCGACCGCCGCGATCAGGGCGAGAAAAGTGATCAGCTGGAAATTGCGGAGCGCATCGGCAGCGGACTGCTCAAACGGCTGGACGGCGCCGGCGACACCATAGCCCGAAGCAAGCGCGTAGATGCGCTGCAGCGTGGCGTTGAGGCCGATCTGGTCGAGGGCGACGAGTGTTTCCGTGGGGATGAGCGACACGGCATAGCTGCGCGTGAGGTCAGTGCCGAAAAGGCCCCAGATCGCGAGGATCACGAGGGCCGGCACCAGAGTCCACAGGGCAACGCGAGCAGCATGGTATTGGGGGCGGGAGTGAACTTTGACCCCGTTCGGGGTCGCAAGGCGGCGGCTGGTCATCCAGCCCGTCTGGTAGGCCAGACCAAGCAGGGCGAGCAAAAGGACGGCAATTATCAGGGAGTTCATGCGCGCAATCCCGCTGGAAAGGGGAAGGGCCGCGCTTCGCGCGACCCTTGTGGAGCTTACATGCCGGCTTCGAAAGCGGCCAGGACCTCAGCGGTCTTCTCGGCAGGCTGCGGGATCAAACCAGCAGCTTCGAGCGTGCCGCCCTCACCCGAGATCTGCTCGGAGAGGAAGAACTGGGTGTATTCCTGAAGGCCGGGGATGACGCCGATGTGCTGACCCTTGACGTAGAAGAACAGCGGGCGCGAGACCGGGTATTCGCCGTCGGCAACGGTTTCCTTGGAGGGAACGACGCCGTCGACCGAAGCAACCTTAAGGGTGTCGGTGTTCTGTTCGTAGAAGGAAAGGCCGAAGACGCCGACGGTGTTGGTGTCTGCGTTGAGGCGTGCCAGGGTTTCGGTGTAGTCGCCGGAGATTTCGGTGACGACGTCCTGACGGAAGGTGGTTTCAGC includes:
- the pstC gene encoding phosphate ABC transporter permease subunit PstC, coding for MNSLIIAVLLLALLGLAYQTGWMTSRRLATPNGVKVHSRPQYHAARVALWTLVPALVILAIWGLFGTDLTRSYAVSLIPTETLVALDQIGLNATLQRIYALASGYGVAGAVQPFEQSAADALRNFQLITFLALIAAVAAVGIFGLLYARSRITPRLRARNIVETVVTALLIFCSAVAILTTVGIVLSLLSEAIRFFSFINPVDFFFGTVWNPGFSSTGTGNHGQYGLLPLLTGTLWVAAIASLVAVPIGLMTAIYLSQYAPRQVRAVVKPLIEILAGIPTIVYGFFALVSVGPFLRNAGGAIGLNISATSALTAGLVMGIMIIPFISSLSDDILNQVPKSLRDGAYGLGATQSETIRNVLLPAALPGIVGAFLLAVSRAIGETMIVVLAAGNSPVLRGTPLEPISTITVSIVNQLTGDTDFTGPQSLVAFALGLTLFVMTLILNIVALYIVRRFREQYE